One stretch of Maylandia zebra isolate NMK-2024a linkage group LG13, Mzebra_GT3a, whole genome shotgun sequence DNA includes these proteins:
- the LOC112435750 gene encoding uncharacterized protein LOC112435750, which translates to MEKVRLELLTEIGIRDNERVIADKMANTFAYRRHEVVNQEPSIQELKDRWPALFTQKEINTEFQRLMAVPLEWKFMAQLDMHSSQLIKVIRAKGGATRQKIANIMDTLDQTVDINHRMCAESPHHLPGRRCRWPDQGIP; encoded by the exons ATGGAAAAAGTGAGACTAGAACTTCTGACAGAGATCGGGATAAGGGATAATGAAAGGGTCATCGCAGACAAAATGGCTAACACGTTTGCCTACAGACGACATGAGGTGGTAAACCAAGAACCAAGCATTCAGGAACTGAAGGACAGATGGCCTGCACTCTTCACACAGAAAGAG ataaATACAGAGTTCCAGAGGCTCATGGCTGTTCCTCTTGAGTGGAAGTTCATGGCCCAGTTAGACATGCACTCAAGTCAGCTGATCAAAGTCATACGTGCCAAAGGAGGAGCAACACGCCAAAAGATTGCGAACATCATGGATACATTGGACCAG ACTGTGGACATTAATCATCGAATGTGTGCTGAAAGCCCTCACCATCTTCCTGGGAGAAGATGCAGATGGCCTGATCAAGGAATACCTT GA